A window of the Dermatophagoides farinae isolate YC_2012a chromosome 2, ASM2471394v1, whole genome shotgun sequence genome harbors these coding sequences:
- the LOC124499310 gene encoding ELMO domain-containing protein 2, with protein sequence MYIIGQLYNLLLTTIYFFFRKLLKGFLRKTTGLCELQRICYSADYSNAYRSKSVEQSLKLSKSPVLQKIDTELTGIALADQLVNRWEIVEKAVEATLVTKCINTNIHVDFTQPYRICLVQIYGYRQLIARLDRLRAIAFDSDNKSHRKLLETLWENLCPDRKLDGLISKQWTEIGFQGNDPSTDFRGMGLLSLENLVFFATVFGEYARNILSHSLHPTYGYPFAAVGINITHLALNLLRMNHLQTHLFNSETRLYVIEDFHKIYAYLFVSFDKLWIRSKPSSVMEFSHIRDKFEAAVIEKLNDDRSMFHWDPYLETI encoded by the exons atgtacataATTGGACAGCTTTATAATCTTCTATTGACAACAatctatttcttttttcgtaAATTACTCAAAGGTTTTTTACGTAAAACAACTGGATTATGTGAATTGCAAAGAATTTGTTATTCGGCTGATTATTCGAATGCTTATCGATCAAAATCAGTGG AACAATCATTGAAGCTATCTAAATCACCAGTATTACAGAAAATTGATACCGAATTAACCGGTATTGCATTGGCTGATCAATTGGTTAATCGTTGggaaattgttgaaaaagcTGTAGAAGCCACATTGGTCACTAAATGTATCAACACCAATATTCATGTCGA TTTCACTCAACCTTATCGAATTTGTTTGGTACAAATATATGGCTATCGGCAATTGATTGCACGATTAGATCGATTACGAGCCATCGCATTTGATTCGGATAATAAATCGCATAGAAAATTATTGGAAACATTATGGGAAAATCTATGTCCTGATCGTAAACTTGATGGATTGATCAGTAAACAATGGACCGAGATTGGTTTTCAAGGCAACGATCCTAGTACAGATTTTCGTGGTATGGGTCTATTATCGTTGGAGAATTTAGTGTTTTTTGCCACAGTATTTGGTGAATATGCACGAAATATTCTATCACATTCATTACATCCAACATATGGTTATCCATTTGCTGCTGTTGGTATAAATATCACTCATTTAGCGCTGAATCTATTACGTATGAATCATCTTCAAacacatttattcaattctgaAACCAGACTTTATGTGATTGAAGATTTTCATAAAATCTATG cctATTTATTCGTTTCATTCGATAAACTTTGGATTCGTTCGAAACCAAGTTCAGTAATGGAATTTAGTCATATTCGAGATAAATTTGAAGCTGCcgttattgaaaaattaaatgatgatcgttcAATGTTTCATTGGGATCCATATTTGGAAACAATCTAG